The following coding sequences are from one Saprospiraceae bacterium window:
- the trxB gene encoding thioredoxin-disulfide reductase: MEAKHCIIIGSGPAGYTAAIYAARANMNPLLFTGAEPGGQLMITTEVENFPGYPKGVHGPVLMEDLQKQAERFGTEIRYERITGVDLNGPLHKLWTESGEILHTHSVIIATGASAKWLGLESEKRLLNKGVSACAVCDGFFFKGMDVAVVGGGDTAAEEASYLSKLCTKVHLLVRKDYMRASKIMQERVQNTPNITIHWNTETVEIKGDQEVDAVHINNVLTNEKSTIPVKAFFVAIGHSPNSQPFNGWLDMDEQMYLKTIAGTSRTNRDGVFACGDVQDRVYRQAVTAAGSGCMAALDAERYLTASGIL; the protein is encoded by the coding sequence ATGGAAGCTAAACATTGCATTATTATAGGGTCTGGACCTGCCGGATACACGGCGGCCATTTATGCTGCCAGAGCAAACATGAATCCATTGCTGTTCACGGGTGCTGAACCCGGTGGCCAATTGATGATCACCACTGAAGTAGAGAATTTTCCCGGATACCCCAAAGGAGTTCATGGTCCGGTGTTGATGGAGGACTTGCAGAAACAAGCTGAGAGATTTGGAACCGAGATCAGGTACGAAAGAATCACAGGAGTGGATCTGAATGGTCCTCTCCATAAATTATGGACTGAATCGGGAGAAATCCTTCATACACATTCTGTGATCATTGCCACAGGAGCTAGTGCAAAATGGTTGGGATTGGAATCCGAAAAACGCCTCCTCAATAAAGGAGTTTCTGCATGTGCTGTTTGTGATGGTTTTTTCTTCAAAGGAATGGATGTCGCAGTAGTAGGGGGTGGTGATACTGCTGCAGAAGAAGCTTCTTACCTCTCTAAACTTTGCACTAAGGTGCATTTATTGGTGCGAAAAGACTATATGCGTGCTTCAAAAATAATGCAAGAACGAGTACAGAACACTCCAAACATCACCATCCATTGGAATACAGAAACTGTAGAAATCAAAGGTGATCAAGAAGTAGATGCCGTGCATATCAACAATGTCCTTACCAACGAAAAAAGTACTATTCCCGTCAAAGCATTTTTTGTTGCTATCGGACATTCTCCGAATTCGCAACCGTTCAATGGCTGGTTGGACATGGATGAACAGATGTACCTGAAAACCATTGCAGGTACGAGTCGAACAAATCGAGATGGTGTGTTTGCTTGTGGAGATGTTCAGGATAGAGTTTATAGGCAGGCTGTTACAGCAGCAGGTTCAGGCTGTATGGCTGCGCTGGATGCTGAGAGATATTTGACTGCTTCAGGGATTTTGTAG
- a CDS encoding shikimate kinase yields MAKLGLNRHIFIVGPAASGKTVLGQHLCEKFGFNWIDLDSRLENLVGMDIPEYWQSEGEQAFRIQEREVLLDCMHQTPSLITVGGGCPCFFINMSLMIQYACIHLHSEAPLLFKRLQLQGNRPLYQSMNFLDFETLYNSRQKFYNRAQYRLNNVSDLDYLFQQGKEIITQILNR; encoded by the coding sequence TTGGCAAAATTAGGATTAAATCGACACATTTTCATTGTTGGACCTGCAGCATCTGGCAAGACAGTTTTAGGTCAGCATTTGTGTGAGAAGTTTGGATTCAATTGGATTGATTTGGATAGCCGCCTCGAAAATCTCGTTGGAATGGACATCCCGGAATATTGGCAAAGTGAAGGAGAGCAGGCTTTTCGAATTCAGGAAAGAGAAGTTTTGCTGGACTGCATGCATCAAACACCATCCTTGATCACTGTAGGCGGAGGTTGTCCATGCTTTTTTATCAATATGAGTTTAATGATACAATATGCATGTATTCACTTACATTCTGAAGCACCTTTGCTGTTTAAACGACTGCAATTGCAAGGGAATAGGCCACTCTATCAATCTATGAACTTTCTGGATTTTGAAACATTATACAACAGTCGTCAGAAATTTTATAACAGAGCTCAATACAGATTGAACAATGTGTCTGACCTTGACTATTTATTTCAACAGGGAAAAGAAATCATCACTCAAATTTTGAATAGATAA
- the yajC gene encoding preprotein translocase subunit YajC → MIVFYILIFGIMYFFMLRPQIKKQKLQNEFGNQLKKGDQVATTSGIIGRITKIEENIVELQLDGKTFIKVLKSAISKEATDSLPAKQIIE, encoded by the coding sequence ATGATTGTGTTTTATATTTTGATTTTTGGAATCATGTATTTTTTTATGTTGAGACCTCAAATCAAAAAACAGAAATTACAAAATGAATTCGGCAATCAATTAAAAAAAGGTGATCAGGTAGCAACTACCAGTGGAATAATCGGCAGAATCACAAAAATTGAAGAGAACATTGTTGAACTTCAGTTAGATGGAAAAACCTTTATCAAAGTTCTCAAATCTGCCATTTCAAAAGAGGCCACTGACTCTTTGCCGGCCAAGCAAATCATAGAATAA
- a CDS encoding DUF1573 domain-containing protein — protein MNRQYKFEVPYLNMILMLIVAFSCKENKKSTVPAETVTNPYLEAIENSSTASNPVDSLHTAKFVLEQDSIDFGTITEGDTVKYTLYFRNTGNKKGLISHVESSCGCTVAKHPKGFIEPGKKDSILVEYHSKGKSGLQSKDILIFANTYPQVTRFKVKTFVKPRQ, from the coding sequence ATGAATCGTCAATATAAATTTGAAGTGCCATACCTGAACATGATCTTGATGTTGATTGTGGCATTTTCCTGCAAAGAAAATAAAAAATCAACGGTGCCGGCTGAAACTGTGACAAATCCTTATCTAGAGGCCATTGAAAATTCATCAACGGCTTCAAATCCAGTGGATTCATTACATACAGCAAAGTTTGTTTTGGAACAAGACAGTATCGATTTTGGAACAATTACGGAAGGTGACACAGTCAAATACACACTTTACTTTCGCAATACAGGAAATAAAAAAGGCTTGATATCACATGTTGAATCATCTTGTGGATGTACTGTAGCAAAGCATCCCAAAGGATTTATTGAACCCGGAAAGAAGGATTCAATTCTTGTAGAATATCACTCAAAGGGAAAATCCGGCTTACAGTCCAAAGACATTCTTATTTTTGCAAATACTTATCCTCAAGTAACTCGATTTAAAGTAAAAACTTTTGTAAAACCAAGACAATAG